A region of the Lycium barbarum isolate Lr01 chromosome 1, ASM1917538v2, whole genome shotgun sequence genome:
TGGCAAAAGCAGAAAAGGAAATGCAAAGATATTGAAAGTAAGAACCAAGGATAGATAGACTAAAGAAGGGGATAAGAAACTAGACTCACAAAAAAGGGTGAGAGGAACATACATTTTTCTCAATGACACGCATAACCTCTTTGTCTAACTCCTCATCCTTTTTGGCTAGTCGCTAATTGAGCTTGAATCTCAAATTGACCTTTGTGACAACCTTTTGGCTCCACCGCTTCTTCTAGGCCCAATAGCTATTAGCGTGACATCCTATGTACTATTTATGTTGGGTTGGCGCTGATTCATAACTGCTTAACAAGAAGCTACTTGGTAAATGTGTCAATTATGAATACTTCTTTTTGTTGAAAAGGTCAATTATGAATACTCAAGGAATAGAGTTGAACAAATATTGACATGAATGAGAAATATAAACTTCATGGAACTCAGAAGCGATCTTTTTATGAAAACTCTCAATAAGAAGTCCATTCAAATTAGTGAAATTTgacgggtcatttgcacttttgcttCAATTttgtgctagtctttaatttttgtcactcGAGACAGACAACTTTTTCATGGGACATAAATTTATATATTCGCATCATAATATTCCACAAGTTATATCCCACGCCTTTAAATAACTTATACCCCGCTAAACATAAGTTCGACTTTGAgggaaaatattaaagaccaggCCATTTGAAGAGCAAACCGTGCAATTAAATGACATTTGATAAGATCCAAACATTAAGGCTTAACCCCACTGGACCAGGTCCTTATTTGTCcatttttgcacggattgtccttcaaaggcactggtctttagtttttgtccctaaaattgttggtttttaatttttagcCTTTTTCTAAAAACCCATGAATTCTCGGTTCgaaccccgctcagtcaaaaattgaaaataaattataaggcaaagttttggATTGGTAGAGTCTgcttatgcctgaaggcaaactctgccttaagggagagttttgcaggcaaattTTGTCTTGCGAATTCAAATTCtaccttgagatttttttttaaaaaaaattgactgagcaagggttcgaacccagaacccaGAGTTTTTcagtgaaggacaaaaattaaagaccatagAATTTGAGGGCcacaaattaaagaccagccccgAATAAGGTGAATCGTGCAAATTGCACCATAGAGTAATTATTTCGGCCCATAATAATTTTGGGTTGGACCTAGAGAACCCGAGTACCCGTTTTATAACTGTAAACATATTCGTAGTTCCTTCCCATCCCGGTTGTGAAGTGGTTGTTACGAATAACTGAATAGGGAGATTCGCAGCAGCGGAGCGTGAACTCAACGCGTCATTAAATGGGAGATAACAGCGCCACATCATCTCCGTCATCCGCAAAAAGCTCCGCCATAGATGACGCGCTTCTCAAGCAATTCTTCGCTGAGGTCAGCGAAGTTGAGCGCGATAACGAAGTTATCAGGTCCGGCCACGTGTCCTCTATattagtatatatatgtgtgtatgctTAGGGTTTTTTAATGCAGCAATCGTTTTTGTTTGTGGAAATTATTTGTTAGTTCTCCACTTGTATAGCGcgaatttatgaaatgaacctTGAAATTGATACTTGAATTATGTTGTATGATATTTATATGTGAACTTTGACTAGAACAAGATCAATCTATTTCTAACACCGAGCAATCAAGTTGCAAGGATGAAAATAGGATAAAATTATTTAAGATTGTTAGGATGGACACGTTATTAGAATTATAGTGAATTGCAAAACTTTCGTTTTTATCTATCTTCAGAAggacaacatatccagtgtaatccacaagtggggtttggggaggtcAGGATGTACGCACACCTTACCCTTACCTTTGTGAACTATAACAACTAGTTTGgactatttttttattatttttttaaggaTTGAGCTTAATAATAGTCATTTATTCTTTTTTGACAAGTACTAGTCTCTTTTTAGATTTATATATAtgtcttacttgttgatgttgatagcAGAATAAATGAAAATTCAATATTGTTTCTTATTTGTAGTATTCTATATTTCATAATCCGCAGGATACTTTCATGCTTCAAGTTGAATCCATTTGAATACCTTAACCTTTCATTTGATTCATCCATTGACGAAGTTAAAAAGCAGTATCGTAAGGTATATTTCTTGAAATTCCTATTGGACTCAAATGATTCCTTTATTATATCATATTCTGTGACTCGACCCTAATATACTACCATAAATGCAGTTGTCTTTGCTTGTTCACCCTGATAAATGCAAGCATCCCCAAGCAAAGGAGGCATTTGGCGGTAAGAAAGCCACTCTATGTTGTGCCTTGTGTAGAGGAGTATTGTTATTTTTGGTAGTTTCTTGAGTGAAGGACTTCTctattcaaaacaaaaaaaatcatgttGTAATGGATGAATGCAATGTTCATACTTCTTGTTTCTTTAGTCTTATAAATGGATCTTTTCATTGAGTATTTGGGTTATGCTTTACATTTATCCCCTGTTCTTTTGACTAGGTGGTTTTATGTTTATGTATAAGCTAAGTTTGATCAATTCCAAGAAATTTTTGGATTGAAACTTGCTCGAATTGGATTCTTTCTTTGTCCATACTGAAGATATGTTTGCAAAGTTGTTTTTCTATTAAATTAGATTAGGATTAGTTAGTGATCAATGATCAGTTTAAAACATTTTGCCTCAAGAAGGAATATTCATAATTTAAGGCAGCCATAGTGCTAAAAAATGGGTAACCTACTGAAGAGAGCAGAATACTGCCGTTCCTTGGCCATTGATGTGAACCACATAGTTTTCTCACTAAATATATATCGAAAGTATATGTGGAACTACTCTTCGTTGTGTGCAAGTGTAACACTAGTTTTATTTCCATAAATATTTCTTGTACATGAATGATCTCTTCAGAACTATAGTATATGCTGAGTCTGTGTTGCTATAACACTAAAAACCATATTTTACAACTTCAGAATTCTGGTTTATACTAGGCTCTatccagtgttatcaaaagcgaaaagcgcaaaaaagctctaaggtcagctggggctttaagcgcaaagcgcaaataaagtgtGAGCTTTAATGAGAAAAGGCACGATGGTGCAAAATTAAATACATATATGTTTAGCCCAATactaataataagcatgaataacaaatatatggactaACAAATTGTAAAAACATAACGAtgaagtgaaatatcaattatctagtgtcatgtcttcaagagaggctcattggcaaggaaaagtatgtcttggagctttgatgatgacactgaagcgcacataaagcgaggcgaagcgcttaacatgttttgagcctcgcttcagggcttaagcgggcctttgacaacactggttCTATCTGTTAAACTACCAGTACAAAGCTTGTCCTTTTTTAATTGACAAGCTTCAGCTTTTAATGATTTTGTGTATTGCTAGGAGTGGTTAATGGAATTTTTGTTTTCAGATTCCAGGATAAGAGTTTCTTATCATGTTTACCTGCTTAATTGATCATTCAACTTGGTGCACTTAGTTTTAAGTTTATGAGATAGCAAATAGCATTGTGCCGATTTATCATTTTTAATGTACCTCTCCCTTCACCACATTCTCTTGGACTAATAAATGTTTTATATATCAACTTAGTAACTTGTCATGGTGAAAGTGAAAATGGTTTATTGTTAGAATCTGTTATCCTATTGTCACAAACTCTAAGGACTAAAGAAAATACAATTTCAgacttcaccaaaaaaaaaaaaaaaaaaactatacaaTTTCAGAAGCAGTGAGTGCCTTCATTGGAATACAGTGTAAAATATCATTGGAACTTTGTGCCTTTTCAACTCCCTCTCGCATCAGGGCAACATCTTTCTATATATAGATATTTGGATATAGAGCATTCTGTAGTAGGAGAAATATCATTTATAGTCAAAAGAATTGGAAGAAGCAAGGACGAGAGCTGGAAAGGAGCTTAAGCGTTTCTTGAATCTCAAAAGATCACTCTTGTAAATGCTTACATGTAGTCTTATTGTGGGATGATTtggttttattttcttttttttaactGCTCAAGTAAGAAGTTTCTGTTTCTATTTTTTCCCCTTCCTGCTTCTGAAATTTTTATGCAAATTTTTCCTCATGTTGTATGCAGCCTTAGCTAAAGCGCAACAGTTGTTGCTTGATCAACAGGAGAGGGATTACATTCTGAGCCAAGTTGTTGCAGCAAAAGGTCTGCCATCACCTCGCTATTCACTCTTTTGTTCTTTACTCTTCCTTTTACGATGGGATAGACTGCAGTCACATTCTCTGCATTTCCACTGGAGCACTAGATGTAATAAACCCTCTCACGCCCGGCTCACAGCCGAATTTTAATACACATTTCAATCATGTCAATAATACTACAAAAAGGGATTATCTTACCCTTAATAAGGCAGAATTCTAAGGCAGCAGCTGTCGGTATTGAGAAATTTGGTATTGCTGGTAAATGGAAATGGAAATGTTGGTGTAATTGCTCGTATAATagatttatagcctgtttggccaagcttttaaaatttgcttattttaaaaagtacttttttttaaaagtacttttcaaaaaagcacttttagcgaaaaacagtttgtgtttggccaattaatttaaaaagtacttttgagcattcattagtgtttggccaagcttttaaaaagtacttctatttgtatttttctcaaaagtacttttcaaaaaagtgctttcgggcaaaagctgttttttttagcttctgaaaaactgcttctgctactccccaaaagcttggccaaacacctcactttttttcaaataagcacttattgaaaaaataagtacttttgggggaaaaataagcttggccaaacaggctattattgGCTCTAGCTTGATCATTGGAATGAACTGTTGCTGCAATTCTTCGGTGGTCTGAGTTCAACAAAACTGGGCGGTGTCTGTTTgtgattttctttctttttgcaaaAGTGACATTTTTTGGGAAATGgggtttgtataaaaaaaattgtttaagtTGAAGAAGTGCTGAGGAGCTGTTTTTCAGCCAAAAACTCTTCTTTCACTCAGAAattttccaaaacttcaactagTCCAAAAAAATCAGCTTGCACAACTTTTTCTTCAAAAACTTCTTCAAAATGTTGTCCAAAACGAAAGATAATAATCAGTACGGGGCGAAAAACttgttagtttggtattgtgagaCGTCTTCTGTAACTCAACATGAATAAATGGAGACTGTTCCGCATTTTCATTGTGGGACTACTATATGAATATTCTGGGTTTCCTATGTCTCTTTAATATTTTGTCTCCTTATACTGGAACTTTTgtgttttcccttttttttttttttttttttttgtatgagcACAGAAGAATTAAGATCAAAGCGGAAGAAGCAGCTTAAAAAAGATACTGCTAGCAAATTGAAATCATTAGTTACTGAGGTAATTCTGCTAGTCTCTCCGATTTTATCTACTTGATCTGAATTTAGCTGGAATTATTGCTTCTACATATTCAGAGGGTGAATTTTCTTCCTGATATTGTATCTACTACCGAGATGACATTATTTATTACAATGAAACCGTGTTCATTTTCACACAATCGAAACCACATTAAACCATGCAGGTCATCAACTCCTTGATTTGGTTATGTAGTTTGATGTTTTTTGGACTTACTCTTGTTTTCACCTTTCTACGGGTATATTTCTTATTGAACATCTTGTGTTTTGTTTCTGCTCGACTCTAATTCCTCCTTAATGGCTTGGGTAAGGAACCTACATGGTTTTTCAACATAGCACTAAGTAACTTTTGTGTTTCAACTGGTTGATTTTATGTACTCCTGATTGTGCAAACAGGGAAAATATGACCAAGAACATGAGCAGTCAGAGGAATTCCAGCAGCAGCTGAAGTTGAAGGTTAGAGAAATATTGACAGATCAAGAATGGCGGAGGAGAAAAATGTCAATGAGGGTATGCTCCCCAGCTTTTTTCTCTATATATCATCTTTTTAGATTTTCACTTAAACTTGCCGTTGGATTTTATGTAGATATCTGAAGAGGAAGGTCGCCTGAAGAAAGATGAGGAAGAAACAAAAGAGATGTGGAAAAGAAAACGTGAGCATGAGGAGCAGTGGGAAGGAACTAGAGAAAAGAGGGTTAGTTCTCAatttcattatgttattgattcgagatctattttaaaattttaatgcaCAAGATTATGATTATACTCCATCAGAGAAAAAATTCCCAAGAAACTAGAGACAAAAGGCTATTTTGCAATTTTATAGTTGGTCGCCTCCAAATGCTCTCCTATTTCTCTCTTTCCATGTAACCCACATAATGGCTAAAGGAACAACATTCCAAGACCTTGGAGTTCTCTTCTGAGtttcggactcttcactttcagTGCCGCAACCGTGTCAACACGACGTGGGTGTTGGTGTGGGATCCGTACCCTGTATGGTCAACCGATTTtgggtactttgaccaaaatcaGCGGAGAAATTTCGGAGAAATttgggatagatgtaatgatttCTGTAATCAAAACAATAGCTAGagcaaaattgaagaaaatggaataccttgTATATAGAAATTTCTATGTCGGTCCTTTTCCTTATATCTCCTTCTGGGATTCTCATCTAGATCAATATTTTCTCCTCAGAATTCCTTACAAGTTTTCCACATAATGCCTCATAATTTAGACATATAACTTTGTTGGATATTGAATTATTTTTTGCCGAATCTTACACCTGTATCCGTACCTAGATCCATACCCCCGAAGCTTAAAATATAGATCATGAAGGATCAAAATCATGTACATTTGTGTCTCAACTGTAATCAACTATGATATACAAAAAGGGTTTCTCTTTGCtccaaatgaaaagaaaaatcttGTCAACTtttgactcaaaaaaaaaaaaaaaaaatcttgtcaACTTCATCTCATTATTATGAAATAATTTCCCTAATTTTCTTTTTAATCAGGATAATCTCCTGGTTCTTTTATTATATTTAAGGAATTTAAAGAGACAGAATGGTGGATTTCTCCAAGCTGCCTTCCATTCGCTTCCAATTTCTTTCTGTAACATCCAGCTCAGTGTTTCTTGTGGTCACACCAAGAACTTAAGGAGAAGATCTAGGTCCATATCTGTGACGTATAGCTCAATGTGACTGTTCTTTTCGTTTTAACTGGCTTGCAATAGTAGTTGTATGTTCATTGAAGTATGTTTTCTTTCATTTAACTTGCAGTTGGTGAACTTCTTAGTTACTGCGTACCATCTTCCTTATTGCTTGTAAGATGGTACGAGTATTTGCTTTATTGCAAGAGTCTTCAGGTTTATAGGATGTATAAAGTTACTGATGGTGTATCCTTGGTTATTCTTGACGTGTTTATAGCAATAGCAGCTTTGTCTTTAAATGTTTTCTGAATTATAATTACAGGAAGATTTCTTTCTGATAGCTGCATTCATTTTCTTCGTGTCATCAGGTATCCAGTTGGAGGGATTTCATGAAGGGCGGGAAGAAGGTAAGTTTGATTTACTTAGATTGCCATCGATACATGCTCTACCCCCCTCTTCTGTGATGGTAAAGAAAAGAGTGTGGGTGGTGAACATCTTATAATTGAAGTAAACATGATTCGGACAAGTTTCATTATGCTTTCTTGCAGGCTAAGAAAGGAGAGATTCGGCCTCCAAAGTTGAAGACGGAAGATCCCAACAAATCTTATGTTCAAAGACCAGTTAAACGAGGTTAACACATGTAGTCGATAGTTTTTTATTGATACCATAGTTACGTGAATCTCATTCAAAGCTTGAACTGGCTTCTTCACGGTTGTATAAAGTTGTATTTGTTGAGAAGCCAATTATTGAGCAGCAAACTACGCTCAAAAGTGTAGACCTACAGGTAGAGGGGAGCTTTTGGTATTTCGTTTGTCAGCGCCCACCTTATTAGTTCATCAGACTTCGTCATGTGAATCTAGAGAGGAAAAAAAGGAAGAGAGCTGGGAAAATAGAAATGCTCGGTATTCTTTAGCTCTAATCACGTAGCGGTCTCCTCCTGCGTTTGCGAAATGTGAACTAATACTGGAGTGTATGGTGTAAATATAAAATTAGTAAAATGTGGGTCCGTATATTGCACAAGCCATATTCGGTATTTTACTTTCCTCTATAATGCATCTCTATCCTCTATCGTCAGTACTTGAAGACATTACATACATGACTGAAGGCAAGCTGCCTCTTTTCAAAAGTTCCTATCCTTTCTCTAACTTGAAGTTTGCAAGAATATCATTGCAATTTTAGTCGAGTAGTCGAGAGACGTCGGTGCTGGTACATTTGGAAAGAACATTTAAACAGGGAAGTGTTTCTGTTTGATCATAAGTAAAATTGATAAGAAAACTTATACTTCACACTGATCCGATACAGCACAAGACATTCTCCGCCACCCAACCAACATAATGTGAACAACGATAGATTTATAAAGCAGTAGAATGCAAGATTAGTTATATAAAAGTAATGTTTCAAAAGCAAAAGCTCCATTAGATTTGCATCCTCTCGATGCATTGGGAGAGAACAAAGAGGAGCTGCACGCAATCAGCAAGAACCGTCAACCTACCTTTAAACTTTCTCAGCTGTAACTTGCAGAACACTTACGACGGAATATGATAATCAAAAGAGAGAAATAGTAAATAACCCGCTATAGTTTTCGTATCTCATTTCTTGTTCACGTGGAAGTATATTTTACACGGCAGCAACACAATTACACAAAGCTATGACCTTTATGATACATGAATTACGATAGCGATTTTCAGGATTACATATCTCAACAATCAGACTCGAGTCCTCTTTTACCGTAgacaaaaatgatgatgataCACCTAAACGGGAAAAGAATATGACTAACAAGGAATAAAATACAATAAAAACCCAGCACTACCCACCCATGAGAATGACCAAAATTCCGAAAGGGTTAAATCCTTCTACCTGCTTGTGGCTCAATTTACACAAAGGGCACCTCTATCGAAAAACCCCACCTGCTCTGCTTCATGATGAGCAGACCATGCGCCTGCATTCTCCAACATCTAAATCCGACTTTCTGAAGGCCTTCTTTACATGGAAGAATCACAACGTGCATCGAGCCTCTAACTTTTCAAGAAGATACGCATCTCTGTGAATTCTCTGCTTGGCGTGGGGCTATGTACATATCACTGGAAATCCCACATGTTAGCATAAGCCTGGAAGTATAGCAAAAGAATCGCAGTATAATCTAAGTCCAAGTGAGAGAACCTCGATCGTTGGCTACTTGAGGACGTCCTCTAGTTGGTGTAGGTGGCCTGTTGGCATTTAGTTCCTATTCCAATAATCGTGAGCAAGATCAAATACATATCAACGTGAAAAAAATTGTGGGTCAAAAAAGATCTGGTAATCACAAACCTGCATCCAAGTATCTTCTATATGCCGCTCAGGTGAAGTTTCCGGAGAGGAAATTGCTGGCGGCAAGGGGTGAATAAGTTTTGGAACCACAACAAGATCTCTACCCAATACCAAGATAGCACCAGCATTATTAGCCGTACCTATAGAAAGGAAAAAATAGGAacaaaaatattttgaataaGGATAAAATCAATATTTAAAAAGTAGAAAACCTCCAAATATCCAAATTTTGTAACATAGTAAGTACCACAATAATTAGTGGCTGAGAAAAGCGTAATTAGATGTCCCTGAGCAAATCGTTCAAATCCATCCATCACACATTCGTGCGCTCGGACTATCAGTTGAAGATCATTGTTGTTGCAGAATTCCATCACACGATCAGGCTACATGTATGCAAGTGCTTATATTAGTCAACAAGAAATCTTAGAGAAACTACAATCAACCTAACACCCTGGAGAACCTTTAAGTAGTAATAGCCCAATTGGTGAATCAAATAAGTGACTTCAAGGACTCGCGAGTTCAAATATCTTGAAAGAAAAAGAGCTTGGACATAGAAATTAAAAGATGTCCAGGTTTACAAAGATGGAACAGCTGCAATTGCACAAAACAAACTTAAGAAAATGACAGCCCATAGAATGTCAAAGTGAAAAAGCAGCGCCGATGCAGCAATCTGATTTAAGTTTGTTTGAAATATAATTTCTGTCCGTACTGGGCCCTTTTAAAGTAACTCCAGTTAACTGATAAGAATATAGCAGCTTCCCAAAATAAAAGCCAAATAGGCGGTGAAGGAAAAAAATATTTAACTACCCTGAAACAAGATATGAAAAGAAAATGCCTCCTCGAAATTGATATGAAATGTAAATTGCTCACCCCAAAAGTGACCAACCCTGGACCTCTTGCATTTGGTCTTAATCCTTCAACACTATCATTTTCTGTAGGGTCAGACCTAAAAGCGCACAGAGATGTGAGAAAGTATGAGGATGTTAAAGTCAATGACGGAAGCATAAAAGAAGACAGAGACTAACCACAATAAATCCATAAGAACAACTGAGCCAGCATCCATAGTGATAGGACGTTGGATATTTTCTATTTGTTCAATATGATTAATTGACCTTCCAATACCACCATGCATACAGATTATCTTTTTCTCGATTAATGCTGCCAGAGGAAGCCAGTTGAACAATCTATTAATTCGATGCCATGCCCAAATTCCATCTCGCTCACCCTGTTGAATAAATAGACATCAGTGTCTAGCTTGAACAGCAAGGACAAGCTTCACCCAGTAAATCATAACATACCATGCGTTCAATGCACTCAATTCGAAAGCCGAAAAGCGCATTAATATCTGCAGCTTCATGGTTCCCACGAATTAGATGTACATTGAGGGGATACTCAACCTAAAGCATCAATTTATGATATCATCAAAATCACAGAGTAACTAAGAATGTGAAAGCATAGCAAACATCAAAATATAAGAgggacctccaaagcaagaagaaGAGTTAAGACACCAAGAGGTACCTTTAAAGCAAGAAGAAGAGTTATCGTTTCCAAACTGTGCTGGCCCCTATCAACATAATCTCCTAAGAAGAGGTAGTCGATATACCTGATGGTCACTTACCAAAATTAGTATCGAAACTAAAAGAACAAATACTGACACCACAAACTGATCCAACTGATAGATCAATTCAAAAATTGGTACAAGTCTGCAAGAGACAGAATGACAGAAGACACGGCAAACAGACACCAACAAAATATTGTGACACATTTTCTCGGTACTGCTTTAGGAAGTAATTT
Encoded here:
- the LOC132603843 gene encoding uncharacterized protein LOC132603843 encodes the protein MGDNSATSSPSSAKSSAIDDALLKQFFAEVSEVERDNEVIRILSCFKLNPFEYLNLSFDSSIDEVKKQYRKLSLLVHPDKCKHPQAKEAFGALAKAQQLLLDQQERDYILSQVVAAKEELRSKRKKQLKKDTASKLKSLVTEGKYDQEHEQSEEFQQQLKLKVREILTDQEWRRRKMSMRISEEEGRLKKDEEETKEMWKRKREHEEQWEGTREKRVSSWRDFMKGGKKAKKGEIRPPKLKTEDPNKSYVQRPVKRG